One Stratiformator vulcanicus genomic window, GAGAATGGCAAACGGCAAGCTGGGCCGTCGAACAACTAGAGAGTGACCTGCCCGAGCCGTTCTTTCTTTCGTTCGGGCACTTTCTGCCGCACGTGCCTTGCTACGCCCCGCCGAAGTGGCACGACCTATATCCGGATGATGATTCGGTGCGGCCGGAAATTTTATTTAATGATCGATCCGATACGCCGCGGTCTTCGTGGTTTATTCACTGGGAACTGCCCGAGCCGCGGCTCAAATTTCTGCTCGATGAAAATGAGTGGACCAACCTGTGCCGGTCCTATCTCGCCTGCGTCAGCTTCGTCGATTCGCAGATCGGTCGCGTCCTGACGGCACTGAACGAAAGCGGTCGCGCGGATAACACGATTATCGTGCTTTGGTCGGATCACGGTTATCACCTTGGTGAAAAGGAGATTTCCGGCAAGAACACGCTGTGGGATGATAGCACGAGAGTTCCGCTGATCTTCGCCGGGCCGGGCGTGACGTCGGGGCAGACCTGCGTCGAGCCGGCCGAGCTGCTCGATATTTACCCCACGCTCGTCGATCTGTGCGGACTCCCTCCGAACGGCAATCTGGAAGGGGTCAGCCTTTCTCCGCAGCTTCAGGATGCCTCTGTACCAACCGGCCGCCCGGCAATCACGACTCATAACCAGGGCAACCACGGCATCCGCACGAAAGACTGGCGTTACATTCGCTATGTGGATGGTGCGGAGGAACTCTACGACATGCAGGCCGATCCGAAGGAATGGACCAACCTGGCCGACAATTCAGAGTACGAGAGCGTCCTCACCAAGATGCGAGCACACCTGCCGGAAAAGGATGTCCGCCCCGCTCCCGGTAGCCGCCATCGCGTGCTGATCTACGAAGATGGCGTCCCCAATTGGCAGGGGGAAGACATCTCGGCGGACGACCCGATTCCGCAATTTTGAGGCGTCAGTCTCATCAAATGCACACCGGATGCTATCCGCCTCGCACGGCCGTCCGATTGACCGGCGCGGGGGTCTGACTTACCGTATTTGCAGCACGGACGCCGACCGGTTTCCTAGATTGACTCGAAAGCGTGAGTCTTCGCCGGACGGTCTGCTCAGACCGCAATGCCCGTCGTCGCGACTTATCAAAGCGCGAAGGCGGCGATGAGACTTCCCCCCCATGTTTTTTCATTCGCTGGGCCGCCTCGTTTCTCGCTCGTGGGCCGTGCTACCGGTCCTATGGGTGGCTCTACTTTGCTCGCTCTACATCATCGCGCCGCCGTTTCAAAGCGTTGTTGAAGACGGCGAATTTGATTTTCTGCCGGAGTCATCGCCGAGCCTCGTCGCCGAAGAGGCCTTCAACTCGGCGTTTTCATCGGAATTCGCTCGCAGTTCAATCGCGGTCGTCGTCCGACGCAAAGGCGTAGATGATGAGGGTCAGCCTCAAGAATTGACCACCGCCGAGGACCTCACCGAGCGCCCGGAACTTGCCGATTACACATTTATCGACAACGTCCTGATTCCACGAATTCGCGAGTTGGTGATCTCGCGTGGGTGGATGGCCCCGGCCGGCGAAGAGGAACAGACAGCGTCAGATGGTGACGCTCAGCTCGCCGCAGTCGAAGAGACGATCGAGACCGACATTCCGACAGTCGTGACCGACATCGGCGAATCGCCGGACGGAAGTATCAACCCGATCGTCGCCAATATTCGAACGTATCAAGACAGCGGTTTAGGCGAACTGCTCCAGAGTCAGGACGGCTCGGCCGCACTGATCGTCCTCAATCTTGAAACCGAGTATCAGGAGAAGGTTAATCAGCCGCTGATCAATGCGCTGGCCGAACTCGTTGACCCGGCCACCGGCGATCTGCGGGCCGAAGGCAAGATTCCGCCGGGGCTCGAAATTTACCTCTCAGGACCGGCCGTCGTCGGAAACGACCTGCGACAAGCCGCACAGGACAGCGCTCGCGCGACCGACTCGGCGACCGCGATCTTGGTCATCGGCCTGCTTCTAATCATCTACCGCGCCCCGCTGCTGGCGATTATCCCGCTGCTCACCGTGTTCGTTGCCGTCAAGACGTCACTGCTCCTACTGGCCCTGGCGGCCCAAGCCGGATGGGTCGACCTGTTTAACGGAATCAAAATCTATGTCAGCGTCGTGATGTATGGCGCAGGCATCGACTACTGCATGTTTCTGATGGCCCGATATCGGGAAGAACTGGAGGAAGGGGGCGACTTCGGCAGCGCGATTGGTGCCGCAATCGGAAATGTGGGGCCGGCCCTCGCCGCCAGCGCCGGAACGACGATGGTCGGCCTGGGCATGATGTACTTCGCCCAATTCGGAAAGTTCAGTGAGGCCGGAGTCGCCATGTCGTTCAGCCTCGGCGTCGTGCTGATCGGAACGCTCACGCTGACGCCGGCGCTGCTGCGAATGTTCGGCCGCTACGCATTTTGGCCACATGTCCCGCGCGAACGCATCACGCGGGCCGCAAATTGGCTCTCGCCGACAAATATAATTTCGCGACTGCTCGAACGCTCTCAGCTTCGCAAAGCGTGGAGTGTTGCCGCGGATCGGATCGCCGCCGCGCCGTTGAAGTGGCTGGTCGTCACGATTGCGGTCATGACTCCCTTCGCCGCGGTCGGAGTTGCGTGGCACGACTGGCTGACCTACGGGCTCCTGTCGGAATTGCCGCCGTCGGAGATCAGCGTTCGAGGGGCGGAGGCCGTTTCCGACCACTTCCCGGCGGGATACGCGACCCCGACGACCTTGCTGATTTCACAGCCCGAAAACCCCGACATCGACTTTTCTGACCCCGAAGGCGCAGCGGTCATCGACGAACTGACCGACTCTATTTGGCAGCGTCGCGAAGAGTTGGGCATTTCTGATTTGCGAACCGTGACAGCCCCGCTCGGCGTTGAGCGGTTGGAAGGGCTCAACGCCTTTCAACGAAGGGCTGCGATTCTGCGTGCGCAGCGGTTCTCAGACTATTACGTCGGTTCGGTCGATTCGGAACAGGCCTACGCGACGCGGATCGACCTCATTTTTGAAGACGATCCGTTCTCGCGAGACAGCATCCGCAAGATCGAGGAATTACGGCAGTTGGTCCCCGAGATTCTGCCGGAGTCGCTGACCGACTCGCAGATTCACTTTCTCGGCGCGACGGCCAGTATTCGCGATCTGCGTGAAGTCACGGCCCAGGATCAAGTCTTGATCGATCTGCTCGTGCTGGCGGGGGTCTTCACCGTTCTCGTCATTCTGCTCCGCAACGCGGCGATCTCGGCGTTCCTGATCACCACGGTTTTCTTCAGCTATCTGGTGACCTTCGGTGTGACCTTCTGCGTGTTTGCCGCCCTCACGCCTGACTTCGTCGGGCTGGACTGGAAGGTGCCGGTCTTTCTGTTCGTGATCCTCGTGGCGGTCGGCGAAGACTACAACATCTACCTGGTCACCCGAGTCGAAGAAGAACAACAACGCCACGGACCCGTTGCGGGCGTTACCAGCGCTTTGGCGAAGACCGGCGGGATCATCTCCGGCTGCGGCATGATTATGGCCGGGACGTTTTCCTCACTGATGTTCGGCTCGCTCAGCGGCATGATTCAGCTCGGCTTCGCCTTAGCCTTCGGCGTGTTGCTCGACACGTTCGTGGTGCGACCAATCATCGTTCCCGCTTACTTGGTGATGTTGAATCGGGGTGACTTCGGATCGTTGGGACCATGGCTCGGGGCGTTCCAGCCGAAAGCCGACGGTTCGGACGACGTGGGAGTCGATCTGCCCGAAAGTGAATCGAATGCCTCACCGATCGATGACACCGAACAGTCCGTGGAGAAACGCTCCAAGGCGTCCTGATGCGCGCCAAGCGGCTTAGACCAGAGAAGGTGAGCGGCTTCCCCAACCAAAGCACCGGGCAGGGCACGTCCCCCCGAAACCAGATTACGGCGAAACCAGGCCTTCGCGAATAGCGAACCGCGCCAGCTCAACCCGGTCGTGAATGTTGAGCTTCGACATGATGCGGTATTTGTGGCTGTCGACACTTTTCTCGGACAGGTGCAGTCCCCGGGCAACTTCTTTGACGCTCTGTCCGTGGGCGAGCAACCGAAGCACTTCGAGTTGGCGATTCGTCAGTGACGCCAATTGGGACGGCGACCGCATCTGCCAAGCCCGCCGCATCGGGTCGAATGAGAGCCGGTTGCGGATCTCCGGCGAGAAGTACTGCTCCCCGCCCACGACAGACGTGACGGCGTCAGTCAGCGAGCCGATCGATTCATTGGTCAGCACAAATCCCGAGGTCTTCAGCCGCAACGCCTGATCGAGAACAATGTCAGGCGAGGCATCGCCGAAAAGAATAATTTGCGACCGCGGGCTGGAGCTCTTGATCTGCCCGACGACCGTAAAGGCATCGGGGCGGGAATCGGCAGTGCCGAGAAGAACCGCATCGGGCTGATGCTCGGTCGCAAGCTCGACCGACCGCTCGTTCTCCGTCGTCGTGGCGACCACGGAGCAACGGGCATCAAGGTTCAGCACTCGTTCCAGAAGTTCGACGATCAATCGGTGCGGATCACAGATCAGAATGCGACACTGCTGCGTTGAAATCATGTTGGTGCCCCGCGATGAGAGAATGTGGGCAGTACGACGCGGGCAGGAGCGCATGGAATTGCAAAGAGGTGACGCTCATCGATCGTTCCTGGCCGTTCGCGTCCGGGCGAGATGGGAGGTTGGCCCGGGACGTATCAGATGTTGCTTATTCTTACGAGACGACTGACTGTTGAATAGGTGAAATACCCCATTTTTGACGAGCAGCCGAATTTCGCGGATGTCCGGCGGGGCGGAATTTCTGTCGCATCCTCTCCAACCGTCACATCGCCTATTGCCGGGCCGTAAAGATCGGGCCCCTGACTCGGGAATACGGGATCGCCGCCGCATCGTCCGATTTTGCGGACTAGGCTGCGATGTCGCATGTTGGAAACGTCAGCCGCTTGCGACCATTTCCTTTGCGCTGTTCAAGGACGCCCGATATGCCTGCGACGCTTCAAGAGCAGTCGACCGCCACCGCCGAATTTATCAACCCGGTCCTCGGCGCTGCGCACTCGGTCTTCGAAATGATGGTGGGCTGCGTA contains:
- a CDS encoding response regulator transcription factor gives rise to the protein MISTQQCRILICDPHRLIVELLERVLNLDARCSVVATTTENERSVELATEHQPDAVLLGTADSRPDAFTVVGQIKSSSPRSQIILFGDASPDIVLDQALRLKTSGFVLTNESIGSLTDAVTSVVGGEQYFSPEIRNRLSFDPMRRAWQMRSPSQLASLTNRQLEVLRLLAHGQSVKEVARGLHLSEKSVDSHKYRIMSKLNIHDRVELARFAIREGLVSP
- a CDS encoding sulfatase — translated: MTRPLPVAVVLLFAPLLVALTRGDAMATEKPNVLFIAIDDQNDWIGCLGGHPLAKTPNIDQLAERGTVFTNAHCQAPLCNPSRTSLMTSRRPSSTGIYGLAPWFRNVDELKDIVSLPQYLREYGYKTYSAGKIYHGGYGRKSKDDEFDVLGPPVKIVRPKKKFVKTPQNHALMDWGKFPPTDEETGEWQTASWAVEQLESDLPEPFFLSFGHFLPHVPCYAPPKWHDLYPDDDSVRPEILFNDRSDTPRSSWFIHWELPEPRLKFLLDENEWTNLCRSYLACVSFVDSQIGRVLTALNESGRADNTIIVLWSDHGYHLGEKEISGKNTLWDDSTRVPLIFAGPGVTSGQTCVEPAELLDIYPTLVDLCGLPPNGNLEGVSLSPQLQDASVPTGRPAITTHNQGNHGIRTKDWRYIRYVDGAEELYDMQADPKEWTNLADNSEYESVLTKMRAHLPEKDVRPAPGSRHRVLIYEDGVPNWQGEDISADDPIPQF
- a CDS encoding MMPL family transporter; translation: MFFHSLGRLVSRSWAVLPVLWVALLCSLYIIAPPFQSVVEDGEFDFLPESSPSLVAEEAFNSAFSSEFARSSIAVVVRRKGVDDEGQPQELTTAEDLTERPELADYTFIDNVLIPRIRELVISRGWMAPAGEEEQTASDGDAQLAAVEETIETDIPTVVTDIGESPDGSINPIVANIRTYQDSGLGELLQSQDGSAALIVLNLETEYQEKVNQPLINALAELVDPATGDLRAEGKIPPGLEIYLSGPAVVGNDLRQAAQDSARATDSATAILVIGLLLIIYRAPLLAIIPLLTVFVAVKTSLLLLALAAQAGWVDLFNGIKIYVSVVMYGAGIDYCMFLMARYREELEEGGDFGSAIGAAIGNVGPALAASAGTTMVGLGMMYFAQFGKFSEAGVAMSFSLGVVLIGTLTLTPALLRMFGRYAFWPHVPRERITRAANWLSPTNIISRLLERSQLRKAWSVAADRIAAAPLKWLVVTIAVMTPFAAVGVAWHDWLTYGLLSELPPSEISVRGAEAVSDHFPAGYATPTTLLISQPENPDIDFSDPEGAAVIDELTDSIWQRREELGISDLRTVTAPLGVERLEGLNAFQRRAAILRAQRFSDYYVGSVDSEQAYATRIDLIFEDDPFSRDSIRKIEELRQLVPEILPESLTDSQIHFLGATASIRDLREVTAQDQVLIDLLVLAGVFTVLVILLRNAAISAFLITTVFFSYLVTFGVTFCVFAALTPDFVGLDWKVPVFLFVILVAVGEDYNIYLVTRVEEEQQRHGPVAGVTSALAKTGGIISGCGMIMAGTFSSLMFGSLSGMIQLGFALAFGVLLDTFVVRPIIVPAYLVMLNRGDFGSLGPWLGAFQPKADGSDDVGVDLPESESNASPIDDTEQSVEKRSKAS